Below is a window of Pagrus major chromosome 21, Pma_NU_1.0 DNA.
TCAGAGTGGAGACCTTCTGCACTGTTACTACAACACCTTTATTTTTGTTGGGCCAGCTGTGTTCTGAATCAAAGACCTCACTGCAGAGACTACAGTTTGATTGATGACTGATGGCTCAGTTATGAACTTTGGCTTCGGTTTACTTGGCAACAGAATTTAGCTCCAGGAAGCCAAAATACATCACAGAGACTTCAGAATAAAGTTACAGCTCTGGTAGAGCACATAGCCTTGACATGGCCTGAGCATCTGGCCACAGTCACACAGAAGTAAATGGCCCTGAACAAAAATGAAGGGGAGGGGTggtgaaaacaaacaggaagggTAAAAGCAGGAGTACCATATTCATAAACATTCATCCATCATcttacacattcacactgagGAGGAGTCAGAGGGAGGTGTGGGaacagagggaggggaagaggcGAGTTGTCATGGCGGCTCCGTCGTTTCTCTGGAGGTGGACAGGTGCATCATCTCTCTGAGCACGCTCAGATTGTGCTGATGCAACATCTGTGGGTCCCTGCTCCGTCACCACGGTGACCGTGACACCTCTACGTTTCTACAGGAAGCACAAACAGGGTGATGTTTAGTCTTCACATGTATAAGGCCTCTCCTCAGGATCTGCACCTGGATACTGCCTCCTCTAAAGCTTACAGATATTACTGTTATCGAAAATACATTCATCAAAAAGCACTGATTCTGAATGATCCAGGTCATGGTAcctctaagtgctgtatcgtagtcaactggacttgtttcagtttgttgaagacgtttctcCTCTCGTCCAAGagaagaactgaagaagcctcttggatgagaggagaaacatcttcaaaacgctgaaacatgtccagttgactacgatacagcacttaaaattgattctgaatatttgaagcATACAGTGGCCCATGGTGTTCTGATCTGATAAGGTCAGTTCAACATGTTGAGATGTGTACTGTGGAGCAGTTCTCCATGAGACCTTTTACCTTCTTTGACTCCACATGTGTCGGAGTGATTTTATTTACTAGTGAAGCGACAGAATGAAGCGTTTGTGTCTGAGTGGTTCTGCTTTCAGGACACATGTGAAAGTCCTTTCACGAGTGGTCTGCTAACAAAAAGAACAGACAGTGCGTTCTTCTGGAGAAGCAGCCAAAGTGCAGCTGACTATCAGTTCCACGTTGACATCAGACTTCAGATAGCAGACAGCCGCTCTGGCCTTATGAAACATTATGTAATACAGAGGCAGGAGTGTCCATCTGTAAGAGTGGAAACACAGCCTGCAACCTTTAAGTCTGACAACGTTTGCACTAAGCTGCCAACATGTAATAAATGTGGTTTACAAAAACTAGTAGAAAACACAAGGTGTTTCCAGAAGTACAGATCTCTGTCGAATCTGAAGCATTCAGTCAATCCACAGACAGTTTATTCTCATGATCTTATAACTTCTTccattttcacacaaatacCAAACTTTGGGTTTCTTTAAATgaggttttgctgcttttctgttttgtaatgGTGTAAACTGatgacaaaacagcatgaagACATCGCTGGTGGTTTTAGACAATAACAGGTATTTTCTATTGATCCGACATTTTATTGTCCAAAACATTaccagagaaaataatcagcagattagtTGATCATGAAAAGGCAGCTTCATTGTTAGCCAGCATTGTGTGGACTGGAGGCATAACAAGAAAAAGATGCTCTGCCAGCTTTAGTCTGCTCACTGAGGGCATGTTCTCAGGTGATAGACTGTGGGATGAAGTATTCTGATTACCTGTGGGCTCATCCTGACTCTGTTCCTCTGACTCAAcaaactctgctgctgctgcggagAGAAACACAGGCAGAGGTCAGACCACAACGTCTACAACATGTCACAACTACTTCAGCTCACAAAGATTTCATATCTGCTAAttacacatatgtgtgtgtgtgtgtgtgtgtgtgtgtgtgtgtgtgtgtgtgtgtgtgtgtgtgtgtgtgtgtgtgtgtgtgtgtgtgctcgctcaccttcctctgctgcctcctctgcctcaggtgctgctgcttcttctgtcTCTATGGAACAGAAACCATAAAGAACTGTGAGCTCCTGAGCACAACACGCAGGATGACGTTACGTGCATGACACCATTTTGCTCCGTTCTCCACAGGGCTGTATATCCCACCACGAGCGTTACAGATGCGGAGCGTGCTGCCGGCTGATACAGCAGACCTCCTGATACAGCAGACCTCTTGATACAGGGGGTATCTGTATCTGTGAGGTCTGTATCAGGCAGGATTGGAAGCTTAGTTACTGGGAGAAattcatatattttaattattatattattattaaaatcacCATTATAAAAGACATCTGTCAAACTGACAGGATGCCTCCAACTGCAAGCGAGGTCAATGATCACTctctcttttattaatttttgaTCAATGGTGGTTTCATATTCGTACATCCTTCCTCGAGCAGAGAAAAGCAAATTAAGGATCAGTGATCACAATGTCATGTCTATGGTCTTGGTCTAAGTCATGCCATGACAGAACATGTGGGTGTGGCCAGCGAGAGAAACTCTACTGGACATATTCGGTCGGTCCACAACAATTCTCATCTGCTCCTTAGGTCCATCTTAGCATGAGGCATCTGCATCTTCTTATAAATCTATGATGTTTCCACCAGACAGCTGCAGAAACACTTTTGAGTCCGTTTCTTTTCAGCTCTTTCCTTCAAACAGTCCACCTAAAGCTGCCGAACTGATTCAAGGAGGCTGACAACAGTTTCACTCAGTGAGCCATCAGAACACAGTTTGTGGTGCCCATGCCCCGGTGCTGGGGCAGACATGGCTTCAAACACAAGACAGCTGGACACAGTTAGCCTGGTTCTGCCAAAATCCAGCTACCAGCACCTATAACGCACCAAAATTAACATGTTACAGCACATCTCATCTGTTCAGTCCAGATGGAAGCATCTGTTGTTTTACAGTCGGGGTAGGTCTGCAGAATAGTTTTTGGCTCTGagcagttgccaggcaacaagCAGAGACCTAAAGGAAGTTACTGGTcacagccaagaaatagtcagGATCATAAACCACAGTAAAACCTAGCAAGTTTAGATCTAACCACATATTAGTTCAGAGTTCATAAGTTGGCCTGTACTGCTGTGCCTACACGAGAAGGCTGACAGAGTGTCATAAATATGCAGCTGCATTCACAGCTGGTCTGGTCAGCCGTGGTTGTTATGAGCAAAAGTGAACACAGAAGGGGTCAGCTTGTTGGTTTATGCTACAGCGCCCACTAGCTGCAACACTTAGACTGCAGCCCCCACTTTCATTATGATTTTAGACGAGACACTCCGATGTCATGCGTCACTACATTGTGATCTGGTGTGGCCCGTCTGCAGTCGTGTACTTGCATAGACCATGTTGTTATCTACAGCCTCACATTTTGTTTCTGCAGCTCTAACAGATGCCAACTCAAGTAACATCACATAGTTATACAACTGTTTCACATCAggcctttaaacacactttgatgtgttaaatcagtggagttcccctttaacaGGGAGAGTgacatcaatcttctcatccaacaCTCAAGCTCAGTGTCAGGACCAAACACCACCGCTGTATCTCTTCCTCTTTACCTGGTACtgtctgctcctcttcctcttctggaGTCTCCTCTGCGTATGCTGCCTCCTCCACTGCCTCTTCTGAGGGagcagcctcctcctcttcagcagGCTCCTCAgcagctgcctcctcctcttcagcagGCTCCTCAgcagctgcctcctcctcttcagcaggctcctctgcagcagcctcctcctcttcagcaggctcctcagcagcctcctcctcttcagcaggctcctcagcagcagcgtcctcttcttctgcaggcTCATCAGCAGCTGCCTCTTCTTCTACAGCAGGTTCATCTGAAGGTGCTGCCGCCTCCTCTTCCACTACCTCCTGAACAGCATCTTCTGTTggagctgcctcctcctcagcttCTTCTGTTggagctgcctcctcctcagCGGGCTCCTCCTCAGATTCTTCTGTTggagctgcctcctcctcagcaGGCTCCTCCTCAGCTTCTTCTGTTggagctgcctcctcctcagcaGGTTCCTCTGCCGGagcagcctcctcctcttccactaCTGCCTTGACATCATCTTCTGAAGGGGCTACCTCCTCTTCAGCGGCCTCCTCTTCTGCCACAGTCTCAACATCTGAGGCCTCCTCCTCTGCAACAGGTTCCTCCACAGCCTCGTCAGCAGCCTCATCCTCCACAGCCTGCTCTGTTGccacttcctccacctcctctgcagGCTCATCCACCATTATCTCCTCTGCCACCTCCTCAGCTGCTGGCTCCTCTTCAGCTGGAGCAGTCTATATTAAACAACATTGGAGAGGGTTataaaaagatgtgtttttcacAGATTTACTGTTAAAACAAGAGTGGATATATATAGCTTACTGTTTAGATAAAGTAAATGGTAAGCTGCATGAATGACACACAGAATAACAAAAATCAACAAGTGGCCCAACAGAACTCAACCCACACTGAGGCTCCTGAATGGCTCATGTGTAACAGTATCAGTTTGTatagaatgtttttttgtttttgtgaaattaaaagTTAGTTAACTAAATACATGTTCTCATAGCAGTATTTAGTGTTTCATTTAGACATATTTGATAAGCaagtttttgtgattttgatgtatttgtgccatCTCATTTTCAATCAGCTAAATTCTTAACAGCGATTAATCGAATCATCATTAGCATCCTGAGCCAGAACCAGTGCCATAGCAGAACAACGTTTCATCTATGGAGCTGCTCAAGAAAAACAGTCAAGCTTGTTCACCCACTACAGACAgtgtgcatgctaacacttttagcttagcagctacagtgaagactatagtttaaaaagggtgtaaatatggtctcctcagatcaggttgtgatctcttctctcctgcagactgtgatcacagcagacgatgctgcaactctgttttactgtgaagctccagaaatgttttgtggactacgagacttcacctgactttatatcatcatggagggaggagatgatgactgggttttctgtacattttaagGTGAATTGTTCCATTAATGTTTAACTGTGCATCATTTGCTTGAAACAAACATTATATTTCTTATATTCTTAGAGCAAAACCTGCAATATCTATATAAATACGGACACTGCCACAAGGATAtattttcagttcagtcagtgAAAAACAAGAATGATTTTCCACGTCTGgtaatgaatttatttgaaCTAAGTGGTGGTGAAATGAACAAAGGCTGAACAGGTAACGCTCATTTTCAACAGGACGATTTCATCAGCTCCTGTGGAGTGTGGGGAGCAGTACTGACATCTGCAGGTCTCCTGCTGCTCATGTTACACATGAGGCCACAAGGAGAACTGTAGAAAAGGAGCTTCACACTCCAAAACAAGACGGAAACAATTGTAAGAGCTCAAGAaacttgtaaagaaaaaaggtaGAATGGCTCAGAAATAAAGACTGTTGACTAGTATTTGTACACTCAGTAATCCTGCAGGGAGAAGAGACCAGTCTTCCACCTGCATCCCTCAACACACCACCATAAAAGACATTTACTTTACCAGCGTAGCAAACTGTCTATGAAACCAGTATAAGATATAATGCATCACACAATAACAAACTATATACCTCCTCCGCAGGGGCCTCCTCTTCCACAGCaagagcctcctcctcctccagcacctctgGATCCTCCTCTATCACCTGAAAAGGAATTCATCATCTGAATGTCATCAACAGGTTCTTGTTAAATATTAAGCTTCCCGTCTACATTTGATTTTGAAAAGGATGGAGATAGAAAGAGCCTCCAAAAGTGGCTGGCGGCGATCAGAGCCGGTTTCACTGATGGTTTCACCCTGGACTGTACCAACCTCAGGAGTCTCCTCAGGCTCTGGTTCAGCCTCAGGCTCTGGTTCAGCTTCAGGCTCTGGTTCAGCTTCAGGCTCTGGTTCAGCTTCAGGCTCTGGTTCAGCTTCAGGCTCTGGTTCAGCTTCAGGCTCTGGTTCAGCTTCAGGCTCTGGAGGGAGAAGCAGAGACTGTTGTACAgatttttttacagtttacGCAAAGCCTTGCACTGGGGCGAGTCCTGTCGGTGTCATTTTGAGATAGCCTGACAGCAATTATTCTCTCATTCTGTGTTTCATATCTTCAACTCTTAGTTTTAAATTGCCTACTGCCAAATACCACACCTACACTTTCACCATCGGCACTTCTAGTGTTCAATCAAAGATGTCCGGACAGAAATAGACAGCATTCAGTGCATAAACTATCACCACTGCACTCTAAAtatcaacatgttagcatgttcaTTCAGCCTGGTAACAAGACAACATGTGACTGAGATCAGTTAAAAGATCTAGCACAGTTAGACACAATTAACAGATGGGTCTTAAACATGGACAGCGATCACCTTCTAGCCATACTGTAAGGTTCCCATGTTGACAAAGTTTATCCACTGACTAATAAGCTTGTGACAACACCGGTGTTACCCAGAACACCGATGTTACCCAGAAGATGCTCACTATCTGTAGAGCCCTGCACTGCTGATGCAAACTGAACGTTtccttctgctgcagcttcacattaaaagcatttaacagGTGAAGCACGGGTTGACTTATTGTGAAGTAGACCAGTCAGGGGAAATGCAGTGTGGTCAGTTAGCTATCATtatcaaaaatgtgtctatgGAGCAAAACAATGGCTGCTTCTGTCACGTCAATCTCGACAATGTTAATAGCGGATACATTTTTGAATAAGTAGTTTTAGTCATTCTGTGGAGTACTGGAACAAGAAGAGCTGtttgatgaagagctgcaggtgacaggctgcacacctcctATTTCTCAGTAAAGCaaccaactccttttccctcattaatgtCATCAGGTTCCTGTCAGCACTGTCTTTACATCAGAAATcaaatttttgcttttttgtttgtaaatgtaGAATCCACCGGCTGATTAcgtattgattaaaaaaagtaaaatgacagTGGACAAGTAATGTAATCGTGTATGCCCGGCCACGGTGTAACACCGGGAACACCGACTACCGCAGCAGGCCTCCACGTACCTGGTGGTGGTGCAGAGGTGTCCTCTGCTACAGCAGCTTCAATCACATCTTCCACTGGCACAGGTTCAGGCTCATCAACTGCTGAGGAGAGGGTGGGAAAAACAATGATTTGTAAAGAAAGCTGTACAACTTTGAGGACTCATCTGTATGTTGTCATACAACATGTCTCaccaagcagcagcagtgggtacaaaaaacacaaactaaacaatGAAcaccttttcacacacacacacacacacacacacacacacacacacacacacacacacacacacacacacacacacacacacacacacacacacacacacacacacaccttgtatGGTGACAAAGCTtgtttaaaactgttttcttaCTTCTCCTTGTTGAAACACAGGCTTACTTCTGTCAtgactgtcttgttttttcactgCAGCATATTTAATAGTTAGATGCTACAACTACATCAAAAGTCCACAGGCAGATTTAACCACAGATCTCTGAAACCATCTAATTTAATTCTTAGTCTAACATTAATATTTATACTAATCCACCAGGTTAGAGGGTTCCTCGTACTATTTACAGCATGAGTTTTCTCAGAATCTCTTTCATATCCAAACAAAATGAGTATCCATATGGAATCTAatcagaaacaaaaatgaattaaaactgcaagcagtgatgaacgggccctcgcagtccacgccTGTCGGGGTGTGCTGCTTTAggggcatgctgctgttgtaACATGCTGCTTTAggggcatgctgctgttgtgacatgctgctgtcggggcttcttCATGCAACAACTGCCATTGAGGAAaagaaagtgaaggcagtcaagctgtcattttgtcatttagcaataaaagcgctacctattggtggatatgcaccgaattttgcacaaaccctcatgtgggcatggaacaCAAatcagaaaagttttgtgttaatcggacaGTATTTGGTCAAGacatgcaagactgtctgtttgaccacaatgtgcaggaaattgttgttttatattttgggcgttccttggactatcacaattcttttaataactttttgtcagaagggtccacagatgctgtgtgcaaagtttcgtgcaaatcggtgtatttgcctgggaggagttcgaaaaagtaggtttgcgacatttcgcgagctagtgaaaaaaaacggtaggcggaaatgggcgtggcctatatcaggagattcagcaagattcactgaacgcgtggatataaggtttttgaatgtgcaacaaagtatgtgggagttataagccaaaacgcacttgattgtagcgccacctagtggtggaaattcacaacgacaagagattataaaatttttcgccaggcctaatgTGTTTACCAAaaaaaatcgcgttttcatccatgttcaggcagtgaaaaatgcgatcatttgggacaaagaaaaattataacaaaaaaaaaaaaaatcactacaaaaacaaaagggtcctcgcagtttcactgctcgggccctaattaaagcgatgaacgggccctcgcagtccacgcgcgtcagggcgtgctgctgttgtgacatgctgctttCGGGGCTtcttcatgcaacaacttccattgaggaaatgaaagtgaaggccgtcaagctgtcatttcgtcaattagcaataaaagcgccacctattggtggataagCATCGAATTTTGCACAAACgctcatgtgggcatggaacacaaatcaaaaaagttttgtgttaatcggactgtatttggTGGAGATATGAAGAACTgtgtgtttgaccacaatgtgcaggaagtTGTAGTTCTATATTTTGGtggttctttggactatcacaattctttggataactttttgtcaggagggtccacagatgctgtgtgcaaagtttggagcaaatcactgaaattgcctgggaggagttcgaaaaagtaggtttgtgacatttggtgaatttgcaaatggaaatgtagcgtgaaagtgggcgtggcccacatcattcaattcagctgaattcagggaacaagcagatataaggtttaacaatgtgcatcatgttatgtgggagttattagacaaaaacggttttgtgttgataatagcgccacctgctggtgatttttggtgtgtgagttacagatgccagtctataccaccccaatcagtttgatatccataagtgttatggtgtgggcacagtgccaattataaaatgaaactgccaccagagcgccacctagtgtcagatcagtaacaccttcgtcagttgtcctcaggaggccattggcaatcagtgtaccaagttttgtgttaatccgaccaaccaatgtcgagatataaaatacttcaatttaaatagctccacctagtggtcatgggctaagattttgcacagagcctcaggggctcatggggaagtagtaccctgagtttcacgtcatttggacacaccaatgtggagatatgcaacacttcctgttttgacccgaatccacaggaagttgttatttaataacttgagtattctttgg
It encodes the following:
- the asph gene encoding aspartyl/asparaginyl beta-hydroxylase isoform X9 — protein: MASKKNAKVHVKSKDGTKTQSANKNGKKADSGSSSSFFTWFIVLALLGVWTSVAVVYFDLVDYQGVLDKAKGLQINLSEALQGKLVAYDTDGDGDFDVEDAKVLLGLKEKAVVVTAHQEQATAPVETPELTPEVDEPEPVPVEDVIEAAVAEDTSAPPPEPEAEPEPEAEPEPEAEPEPEAEPEPEAEPEPEAEPEPEAEPEPEETPEVIEEDPEVLEEEEALAVEEEAPAEETAPAEEEPAAEEVAEEIMVDEPAEEVEEVATEQAVEDEAADEAVEEPVAEEEASDVETVAEEEAAEEEVAPSEDDVKAVVEEEEAAPAEEPAEEEAAPTEEAEEEPAEEEAAPTEESEEEPAEEEAAPTEEAEEEAAPTEDAVQEVVEEEAAAPSDEPAVEEEAAADEPAEEEDAAAEEPAEEEEAAEEPAEEEEAAAEEPAEEEEAAAEEPAEEEEAAAEEPAEEEEAAPSEEAVEEAAYAEETPEEEEEQTVPETEEAAAPEAEEAAEEAAAEFVESEEQSQDEPTET